The genomic segment CAAGGAGGCTCACGACTACCAGTGGGAGGTCGCCGAAGAGTACTGGGCCGACCTCGCCGAGTTCGCCGACGCACAGGGAGTAAACGTCGCGATCGAGATGCACCCCAACATGTTGGTGTACGAGCCGACAGGGATGGAGCGACTCCGCGAGGCCACGAACGACCGCATCGGCGCGAACTTCGATCCCTCACACCTCTACTGGCAGGGGATCGATATCCCCGCGGCGATCCGCCATCTCGGCGACGCGATCCACCACACTCACGCGAAGGATACAGGATTGTACGAGTCGAACGCGCGGGTCAAGGGTCACCTCGACACGACGCCGTACACCGAGGAGGAAGACCGATCGTGGCTCTTCCGGACTGTGGGCTACGGCCACGGCGAATCACACTGGAAGGAGGTCGTCTCTACCCTCCGGATGGTGGGCTACGACGGCGCGCTCTCGATCGAACACGAGGATTCGCTCACGAGTTCGCGCGAGGGGCTGGAGAAGGCGGTCGACGTGCTCGACAGGGCGGTGTTCGAGACGACGCCCGGCGACGCCTACTGGGCGGAGTAGCCACACTCCACTGACGAGATTTTAAATACGATTCCGTGCATAGGGAGTGTGATGCGAGCCATCGTCACGGACGCGGACGTGCTCGGCGGCGATCCGCGACTCGACGGAACGCGCATCGGCGTCGCGCACGTTCACCGCCGGTACGAAGACGGCGAGACACCCGAGGCGATCGCCGCCGGATACGACGGCGTCTCCGTCGCGGACGTTCACGCCGCGCTCGCCTACGCGTTCGACAATCCCGAGACGCTGCGGGAGATCGAGCGTCGTGCTCGGGATGCGATCGAGCACGTCCGCGAGGAGCGCCCGGTCGATCCAGAGGAGTTCGTCGAGCGCGCCTGAATGCGGATTTTAGCCGACGAGAACACCAGGCCGGCCCACGTGTCGGCGCTCGATTCCGCCGGACATGACGTAGTGCGGGCCGGGGACGTTCTGGAGAAGGGTGCGTCCGATCCGGTGGTGATCGCTGCGGGGCGGGACACGGATCGGGTCATCCTGACGTACGATCGCAAGGATTTCGCCGACGTCTCCGATCACGCCGGCGTGTTCATCGCCGAGGAAACGATGGCTCCGCGGGCGGTGCGCCGCACCGTCGAGCGAGTCGAGCGCGCGTACCCCACCCTCGACGATGTCGTCGAGTTCCTCGCCGATTGGCGCTGAGTCCCGACCCGGAGAACTAAGACGACATCGCCTGTGATTCGGATATGGCACTCCGAATCGGCGTTCTCGGCTATCGCTTCATGGGCAGAGCCCACTCGAACGCGTTCGCACGACTCCCGATGTTCTTCCCGGACGCGCCCGAGATCGAACGCCACACGCTCGTCGGCCGCGACGAGGACGCGCTCGCGGACGCTGCGGATCGACTGGGCTTCGCTAACACCGCGACAGACTGGGAATCGGCGATCGACGACGTGGACGTCTTCTACAACCTCGGGCCGAACTTCGTCCATCCAGAACCGTCGATCGAGGCGCTCGAAGCGGATGTCCCCGTCTTCTGTGAGAAACCGCTCGCACCAACCCTCGACGACGCCGAGCGGATGGCCGACGCCGCCGACGCGAGCGACGCGATCGCGGGCTGTG from the Halococcus salifodinae DSM 8989 genome contains:
- a CDS encoding DUF433 domain-containing protein, encoding MRAIVTDADVLGGDPRLDGTRIGVAHVHRRYEDGETPEAIAAGYDGVSVADVHAALAYAFDNPETLREIERRARDAIEHVREERPVDPEEFVERA
- a CDS encoding DUF5615 family PIN-like protein is translated as MRILADENTRPAHVSALDSAGHDVVRAGDVLEKGASDPVVIAAGRDTDRVILTYDRKDFADVSDHAGVFIAEETMAPRAVRRTVERVERAYPTLDDVVEFLADWR
- a CDS encoding sugar phosphate isomerase/epimerase family protein; protein product: MDIGVLTVPFGDQPLDETCESLAGLGVDAVELGCGGSPGDDHLPRAEYLDDEDAQADLHALLDEHDLRISALATHNNPIHPDDEHAETADTELREAIELAAQLDVDTVTTFSGLPGGGPNDEVPNWITAPWPTEHKEAHDYQWEVAEEYWADLAEFADAQGVNVAIEMHPNMLVYEPTGMERLREATNDRIGANFDPSHLYWQGIDIPAAIRHLGDAIHHTHAKDTGLYESNARVKGHLDTTPYTEEEDRSWLFRTVGYGHGESHWKEVVSTLRMVGYDGALSIEHEDSLTSSREGLEKAVDVLDRAVFETTPGDAYWAE